The DNA region GGCAGCACGGGCTCAGTCCGGACCCTCAGCGTCAcctccagcctggggctgtTGCTGACGGCGAGCGAGGCGGGCTCGGACACCTCCTACTCCTTCTCCTCGGTGGCCAAGATCCAGGTGGAGGAGAACTTCATCCCGGAGCGCCGGGacaagagcagggacagctcgcCCGGGCCTGGCCTGCGGGGCAAAGTCTACGACTACTTCGTGCAGTCCACCTCCGAGTCGGTGTCCAAGCGGACGTCCCTGCCCTTCGTCCCCTCGGGGACATCCCAGCgccgcggggagcggggccaggTAGAGCCGCAGAGCTCCGGAACCCAGGGGGAGGATCCAGCTTTGGGAATTCCTGATCCAAACacctccagagctgcacaggaggCCATGGAGAGCCCTCCTGCACCACCTTCTCCCGGCTGGAACGGCAGCACCCTCGGCATCCCCCCCCAGCTGCCCGGTGGGGTTCCAGCTGCGGGTCCTGAGCCGTCCCAAGGGTCTCCACCTGCCCAGGTGCACTTGGGGAACTGCTCCGAGGTTCTGCGCTGGGCCAAGGCGCGGCAACTGCGGGGGCTGCAGGACGAAGCTCTCCAGGTGATGAGCCAGCACCTCCTGCAGGTGCTGCGCTCCCCACACCTCTACGGCCGCCTCAACGCCGGCGAgcgggagctgctcctggggctccgGAGCCGAGGGCGGCCGCGCCTGGTGGTGGCCGATGTCCCCCCGGCCGAGTCCGGCCACCGCCGCGGCCGCCTCTGCTACTACGACGAGGACGAGGACCGctggtgccagctgtgcccGCTGCCGGCCGAGGTGGCCGGGCGGGGCTGCGCCGTGTGCCCCATGTTCAATTATCTGTTCGTGGTGCCCGGCGGGGAAGGCGCGggccgggcacggagccccTCCCGCCGCGTGCTCTGTTACGACCCCCTGGGCGACAGCTGGAGCGACATCTGTCCCCTGCGCCAGGCGCGGCCGCACTGCCAGCTGGTGGCCCTGGACGGCCACCTCTACGCCATCGGGGGCGAGTGCTTGGCCACCGTGGAGCGCTACGACCCGCGGCAGGACCGCTGGGCCTTCGccgctgccctgcccagggacaccTTCGCCGTGGCCCACGCGGCCACCGCGTGCGACGGGGACATCTATGTCACCGGGGGCACCCTGCGCTCACTGCTGCTGCGCTACGACGCCCGCAGGGACAGCTGGGTCACCAGCCCGGCCATCGGCGACAAGGACAGGACGGCCGAGCTGCTGAGCGCCCATGGGTTCCTGTACCGCTTCCAGCTGCGGCGCGGTGCTGGTGGCACCGATGTCACCGTGTCGCGGTGCAGCGCCAGCGCCAGGCTGTGGTACCCCTGTGCCAGCCACCCTCTGGCCGAGCCGGCCGGGCTGCGCTGCGCCGCCCTGGGCAGCCTCGTCCACTGCCTCGGCCGCGATTTCCATCTGCGCTTCCTGGCTGACCCCGTCTCGCCACGCTTCGGGGCCAAGGAGCTCCGGCCCTTCCCGGCGCCCCACGGGATCCTCCTGCCCGCGGTCCTGGTGCTGCCCGAGGGGGACACGGAGCCACCGCGGCTCTGAGGGGTCCCCAGGGAGCGATGGCAGCCGGAGAAGGAGCTCCCAGTCCGAGCTGAGCAATCCAAGCCCTCCATGGACCCAGCCTGTTCCCACTCCCTGGGATGTAGGAAGGGATCAAACCCCTGGATTTGGCCTCTTCCCCACTCCCTGGGACGTAGGAAGGGATCCAGCCCTAGGACGCTGCCGGGAGCCGCAGCCCGGAGGCTCCAGGAAGAGCCGGGAGGAGCTGGGCGGACTTGTTTGCTCGGGGGAATTTAAACAGGGCCGTGTTTGCTCGGGTGGCAGCAAATCCTGGATCTCCCCGGGCTCCAGCTGTCCGGGACCTGATTTAGACCTGACTTAGGCTCCAGTTGGTGAACATTGACCCAAACACGGGTGGGGTGGTTGAGGGTGGAGGTGGGGTCGGCAGGGAGGTGCCCCCAAGGCTCTGCCAGCATCGCTCCGACACCTCACCTCGCTCAGCCCATTCCAGGGACAGACTTCGGGGCTGTCCTCGTTATCTCTCATTTCTTTATCTCATTatctctcccctcctcctcagAGCTGTGTTCTCCGTATTTAATCTCTGTGTAAAGCGGCACCGGGGGTTTAGGCACAGCTGGGCCGAAATTAAAGCCAACATTCAGTGAAATGAATCCCGCGCCTCGTTTTAAGCCGAGCCTAATTGGAGGCAAGAGCGCGCTGCATGTTCGACATCGCTAA from Catharus ustulatus isolate bCatUst1 chromosome 24, bCatUst1.pri.v2, whole genome shotgun sequence includes:
- the KLHDC7A gene encoding kelch domain-containing protein 7A, which encodes MPQRVPPAWHSDMQLPGKLLLSAAALLLLSLAFRFYRNRSPPPGKIPPGEQRENRDGDGENRDGGLRRRRRDGGDKSGNGLGMRHAALRGEKSFPRSEEEEEGEEVDSELALIARKAPLGLARTERELRTKQGWKLGIKAESEVGVEQGSYPGSRTGSELGNQPGSRLGIKPGSNPGRKTGNESGSEQANEPGIELENELGNKLGMKSRTELGSEQGSEPASNLESELGGKAGLELGSGPGILLGSELSSQDPGAGARGGPVERDGNAPGLERSPGICDARTEGDGCAQSTEQGPAGARRSSEGSTGSVRTLSVTSSLGLLLTASEAGSDTSYSFSSVAKIQVEENFIPERRDKSRDSSPGPGLRGKVYDYFVQSTSESVSKRTSLPFVPSGTSQRRGERGQVEPQSSGTQGEDPALGIPDPNTSRAAQEAMESPPAPPSPGWNGSTLGIPPQLPGGVPAAGPEPSQGSPPAQVHLGNCSEVLRWAKARQLRGLQDEALQVMSQHLLQVLRSPHLYGRLNAGERELLLGLRSRGRPRLVVADVPPAESGHRRGRLCYYDEDEDRWCQLCPLPAEVAGRGCAVCPMFNYLFVVPGGEGAGRARSPSRRVLCYDPLGDSWSDICPLRQARPHCQLVALDGHLYAIGGECLATVERYDPRQDRWAFAAALPRDTFAVAHAATACDGDIYVTGGTLRSLLLRYDARRDSWVTSPAIGDKDRTAELLSAHGFLYRFQLRRGAGGTDVTVSRCSASARLWYPCASHPLAEPAGLRCAALGSLVHCLGRDFHLRFLADPVSPRFGAKELRPFPAPHGILLPAVLVLPEGDTEPPRL